From Crassaminicella indica, one genomic window encodes:
- a CDS encoding bifunctional enoyl-CoA hydratase/phosphate acetyltransferase, whose product MIKNFEELIKAAKEQKKMRLAVAAAQDEEVLVAVCNAAEIGIIEPVLIGDKEKIERIASENSLRIHSYEIIEKKEVDEAAKAAVSLVSSGKADFVMKGLLDTSILLKAVLDKEIGLRTDSQLSHVMVYHIPNYHKLLFLTDGGMNIAPTLEEKVKITKNAIAVAKAMGIKAVKIAALAAKEKVNPKMQATVDADVLKKMGQNGEFGEGVILDGPLALDLAISKEAAKTKKFESEVAGDADILLVPTIEVGNGIGKALTYFAEAKSAGIIMGTKAPVILVSRADSHESKLNSIALGSIIAAN is encoded by the coding sequence ATGATTAAAAACTTTGAAGAGCTGATAAAGGCTGCGAAGGAACAGAAAAAAATGAGACTAGCTGTAGCAGCTGCACAAGATGAGGAAGTATTAGTTGCAGTTTGTAATGCAGCAGAGATAGGTATTATTGAACCTGTTTTGATTGGGGATAAAGAAAAAATAGAAAGGATTGCAAGTGAAAACAGTTTAAGAATCCATAGTTATGAAATTATTGAAAAAAAAGAAGTAGATGAAGCTGCAAAAGCTGCTGTAAGTTTAGTTAGTTCAGGGAAGGCAGATTTTGTTATGAAGGGACTTTTAGATACTTCTATTTTGTTAAAGGCAGTCCTTGATAAAGAAATTGGTCTTAGAACAGATAGTCAATTAAGCCATGTGATGGTTTATCATATTCCCAATTATCATAAATTATTATTTTTAACGGATGGAGGAATGAACATAGCACCTACTTTAGAGGAAAAAGTAAAAATCACTAAAAATGCTATAGCAGTTGCAAAAGCCATGGGAATAAAAGCTGTTAAGATTGCAGCTTTAGCAGCAAAAGAAAAGGTGAATCCTAAAATGCAAGCAACTGTTGATGCTGATGTATTAAAAAAAATGGGGCAAAATGGTGAATTTGGAGAAGGTGTTATTTTAGATGGTCCTTTGGCTTTAGACTTAGCTATATCAAAAGAGGCTGCAAAAACTAAAAAATTTGAAAGTGAAGTAGCTGGAGATGCAGATATTTTATTGGTGCCAACTATTGAAGTGGGAAATGGCATAGGAAAAGCTTTAACTTATTTTGCAGAGGCGAAATCAGCAGGAATTATTATGGGTACAAAAGCTCCTGTAATTTTAGTTTCAAGAGCTGATAGCCATGAATCAAAATTGAATTCAATTGCTTTAGGGAGTATTATTGCAGCTAATTAA